One part of the Desulfovibrio sp. genome encodes these proteins:
- a CDS encoding N-6 DNA methylase: MFQQAFNNIDNLLRNEAGCSTELDYTEQTSWLLFLKYLDDLEHEKSLEAELYSKPYSFILDAPYRWEAWASPKNAAGEIDHNTAMTGDDLRDFVEHKLFPYLRGFKLRASGPHTIEYKIGEIFSEIKNKIQSGYNLREMVEEIDGLRFRSQAEKHELSVLYEEKIKRTGNAGRNGGEYYTPRPLIRAIIKVVQPKIGESIYDGAAGSAGFLCEAYEYLRPRASKAADLQTLQSRTFFAKEKKSLAYVIGIMNMILHGIEAPNIIHTNTLSENLADIQEKNRYNIVLANPPFGGGERKEVQQNFPVKSKETAFLFLQHFIKILKAGGRAGIVIKNTFLSNTDNASVSLRKMLLESCNLHTVLDMPGGTFQGAGVKTVVLFFEKGAPTRNIWYYQLNLGRNLGKTNPLNDDDLADFVTQQLTFADSPQSWSVDATSIDQTSFDLSVKNPNSNDAVQMRSPQEIMDEIAALDAESAEVLANIRGLL; this comes from the coding sequence ATGTTTCAGCAAGCCTTTAATAACATAGATAATCTGCTTCGCAACGAGGCGGGATGCTCCACAGAACTGGACTACACAGAGCAGACCTCATGGCTGCTTTTTCTCAAATACCTTGATGACCTTGAACACGAAAAATCTCTGGAAGCCGAGCTGTACAGCAAACCCTACAGTTTCATTCTTGATGCCCCCTACCGTTGGGAGGCATGGGCCTCGCCCAAAAACGCCGCAGGCGAGATCGACCACAACACCGCCATGACTGGCGATGACCTGCGCGATTTTGTAGAGCACAAGCTTTTTCCCTACCTGCGGGGTTTCAAGCTGCGCGCCAGCGGTCCGCACACCATTGAATACAAGATTGGCGAAATTTTCAGCGAAATCAAAAACAAGATACAGAGCGGCTACAACCTGCGCGAAATGGTGGAAGAAATTGACGGCCTGCGTTTTCGCTCTCAAGCAGAGAAGCACGAACTTTCCGTACTGTACGAAGAAAAAATCAAGCGCACGGGCAATGCCGGGCGCAACGGCGGCGAATACTACACGCCGCGACCGCTCATCCGCGCCATTATCAAGGTTGTGCAGCCCAAGATTGGCGAGAGCATCTATGACGGCGCTGCGGGTTCGGCGGGCTTTTTGTGCGAGGCCTACGAATATCTGCGCCCACGGGCCAGCAAGGCGGCAGATCTGCAAACACTTCAAAGCCGCACCTTTTTTGCCAAAGAGAAAAAGAGCCTCGCCTACGTTATTGGCATTATGAACATGATTCTGCACGGCATTGAAGCACCCAACATCATTCACACTAATACCCTGTCAGAAAACCTTGCCGATATTCAGGAGAAGAACCGCTACAACATTGTGCTGGCCAATCCCCCCTTTGGCGGCGGCGAGCGCAAAGAGGTGCAACAGAATTTTCCCGTCAAAAGCAAGGAAACCGCCTTTCTGTTTCTGCAGCACTTTATCAAAATTCTTAAAGCCGGGGGCCGCGCTGGCATTGTTATTAAAAACACCTTTCTGTCCAATACAGACAATGCCTCGGTAAGCCTGCGCAAGATGCTGCTAGAGAGCTGCAACCTGCACACGGTGTTGGATATGCCGGGCGGCACGTTTCAGGGTGCGGGCGTAAAAACCGTGGTGCTCTTTTTTGAGAAGGGCGCGCCCACGCGCAACATATGGTATTATCAGCTCAACCTTGGCCGCAACCTGGGCAAGACCAACCCGCTGAACGATGACGACCTTGCCGATTTTGTAACCCAACAGTTAACCTTTGCCGACAGCCCGCAATCGTGGTCTGTGGATGCGACAAGCATTGACCAGACCAGCTTTGACCTCTCTGTAAAAAACCCCAACAGCAATGATGCCGTGCAGATGCGCAGCCCGCAGGAAATTATGGACGAAATTGCCGCGCTGGATGCGGAAAGCGCGGAAGTGCTGGCGAATATTCGGGGGTTGCTGTGA
- a CDS encoding restriction endonuclease subunit S, with protein MRERNWQTVRLGDVADVQSGGTPQVTESQYWGGDIPWYSSGELNTTFTNESNKYITKSGLENSNAKLFPKGSLLIGMYDTAALKMSILDRDAAFNQAICGIKPSKHIDLLFVLQAITLNRDYILCQRRGVRQKNLNLTKIKDIQVPLPPLPEQQRIVAILDEAFEGIAKAKANAEQNLKNAREVFESHLQAVFSQRGEGWIGKTLRQIAVDFGRGKSKHRPRNDPRLYGGPYPFIQTGDVRNSEHMITEFTQTYSEVGLSQSKLWPKGTLCITIAANIAETGILNFDACFPDSVIGIIVDENQSNNVFLEYLLQATKTVLKAKGKGSAQDNINLGTFENEIFFFPKLAAQNIIARQLDELSAETQRLESIYQRKIAALDELKKSLLHKAFSGEL; from the coding sequence GTGAGAGAAAGGAATTGGCAGACAGTAAGACTTGGGGATGTGGCAGATGTGCAGAGTGGAGGAACTCCGCAAGTCACAGAGAGTCAGTACTGGGGGGGCGATATACCCTGGTATTCATCTGGAGAATTGAACACAACTTTTACGAATGAATCAAATAAATATATCACAAAATCTGGATTAGAGAACTCCAACGCCAAACTTTTTCCTAAAGGGTCACTCCTGATTGGCATGTATGATACTGCTGCGTTGAAGATGTCCATTCTTGATAGGGATGCAGCATTTAACCAAGCAATATGTGGCATTAAACCGAGCAAACATATTGATCTATTGTTTGTTCTGCAAGCAATCACACTCAACCGTGATTACATTTTATGCCAGAGGCGTGGGGTTCGTCAAAAAAATTTGAATCTTACGAAAATCAAGGACATTCAAGTCCCCCTCCCCCCCCTACCAGAACAACAGCGCATAGTTGCCATCCTCGATGAAGCCTTTGAGGGCATTGCCAAGGCCAAGGCCAACGCGGAGCAAAATCTCAAGAATGCGCGGGAAGTGTTCGAGAGCCACTTGCAGGCAGTGTTTTCGCAGCGCGGCGAGGGGTGGATAGGGAAAACACTTCGCCAAATTGCGGTCGATTTTGGACGCGGCAAATCAAAACATAGACCTCGCAATGACCCCAGACTTTACGGTGGCCCATATCCATTTATACAAACTGGAGATGTTCGCAATTCTGAACATATGATCACAGAATTTACCCAAACATACAGTGAGGTTGGCTTATCGCAAAGCAAGCTTTGGCCAAAAGGAACACTTTGCATAACCATTGCAGCAAATATAGCTGAAACTGGAATTTTAAATTTTGATGCTTGCTTTCCAGACAGTGTAATTGGCATAATTGTCGATGAAAATCAGAGCAATAATGTTTTTTTAGAATATCTACTACAAGCTACGAAAACTGTTTTGAAGGCCAAGGGAAAAGGTAGTGCTCAAGATAATATCAATCTTGGAACTTTTGAGAATGAAATATTCTTTTTCCCTAAGCTTGCTGCACAAAATATAATTGCGAGACAGCTTGATGAGCTCAGCGCCGAAACCCAGCGCCTCGAATCCATCTATCAGCGCAAGATCGCCGCGCTGGATGAACTGAAAAAATCGCTGCTGCACAAGGCCTTTTCTGGCGAATTATAG
- the hsdR gene encoding EcoAI/FtnUII family type I restriction enzme subunit R — MNEAETRAEHIDPALKAAGWGVVEGSRVYREHNITPGRLQGAGMRTKPEIADYVLLYRNRKLAVIEAKKWSLPYTEGVAQAKRYAQKLAVRFAYSTNGQAIYGMDMETGEEGDVPAFPGPEELWNKTFARQNIWRNRFAQIPFEDKGGYFGARYYQDIAINHVLEAIGEDNRRILLTLATGTGKTFIAFQLAWKLFHSRWNLVDWHSEGEPARRPRILFLADRNILADQAYNAFSAFEDSTPGALLRIDPESIRKKGKVPKNGSIFFTIFQTFMCGPNDSPYFGEYPPDFFDLIIIDECHRGGATDESQWRSILNYFAPAVQLGLTATPKRKGNADTYAYFGDPVYVYSLKEGINDGFLTPFKVRQIATTIDDYTYTPDDQIVEGEVVEGKRYTENEFNKSIIIPERERYRVGLFMDSINQQEKSLVFCATQEHALMVRDLVNQKKTSKDPDYCVRVTANDGPAGDQFLREFQDNDKTIPTILTTSQKLSTGVDARNVRNIILMRPVNSMIEFKQIIGRGTRLFDGKDYFTIYDFVKAHHHFSDPGWDGEPEEPVAPLPKPEDAGWDKPTKPDGNPNPDGDPGPDRPVRLKIKLADGKERQLQYMAATTFWSPDGKPMSAAQFLESLYGALPEFFKDEDELRAIWSQPDSRKTLLLGLADKGFGKGELAEMQKVIDAESSDLFDVLAYVAFALRRYTRQERSDKAQPEIKAHYSDRQQAFLEFVLSQYVKEGVDELDLEKLPALLRLRYGGLPDALPHLGSMQQIKGLFVGFQRHMYEDKI; from the coding sequence ATGAACGAAGCCGAAACCCGCGCCGAGCATATAGACCCTGCCCTCAAGGCCGCTGGCTGGGGCGTGGTTGAGGGCAGCCGTGTGTACCGCGAGCATAATATCACGCCTGGCAGGTTGCAGGGCGCGGGCATGCGCACCAAACCAGAAATTGCAGATTATGTGCTGCTTTACCGCAACCGCAAGCTGGCGGTCATAGAGGCCAAAAAATGGAGCCTGCCCTACACCGAGGGCGTGGCCCAGGCCAAGCGCTACGCGCAAAAGCTGGCAGTGCGCTTTGCCTACTCCACCAACGGGCAAGCCATTTACGGCATGGACATGGAAACCGGGGAAGAGGGTGATGTGCCCGCCTTTCCCGGCCCGGAAGAACTGTGGAACAAAACCTTTGCCCGGCAAAATATCTGGCGCAACCGCTTTGCCCAGATTCCTTTTGAGGACAAAGGCGGCTACTTTGGCGCGCGCTATTACCAGGATATCGCCATCAACCATGTGCTGGAGGCCATTGGCGAGGACAACCGGCGCATATTGCTCACACTTGCCACTGGTACGGGCAAAACGTTTATTGCCTTTCAGCTTGCGTGGAAGCTTTTTCATAGCCGCTGGAACCTTGTGGACTGGCACAGCGAGGGCGAACCCGCCCGCCGCCCGCGCATCCTGTTTTTGGCCGACCGCAACATTCTGGCCGATCAAGCCTACAATGCCTTTTCCGCCTTTGAGGATTCCACCCCCGGTGCGTTGCTGCGCATCGACCCAGAGAGCATTCGCAAAAAGGGCAAAGTGCCAAAAAACGGCAGCATCTTTTTTACCATTTTTCAAACATTCATGTGCGGGCCAAACGACAGCCCCTATTTTGGCGAATATCCGCCAGATTTCTTTGATCTTATCATTATTGACGAATGCCACCGGGGCGGCGCGACTGATGAAAGCCAGTGGCGCAGCATACTCAATTACTTTGCCCCTGCCGTTCAGCTTGGCCTTACCGCCACGCCCAAGCGCAAGGGCAATGCAGATACTTACGCCTACTTTGGCGATCCCGTGTATGTGTATTCGCTTAAGGAAGGCATTAACGATGGCTTCCTTACGCCCTTCAAGGTCAGGCAAATTGCCACCACCATTGACGACTACACCTACACCCCGGACGACCAGATTGTTGAAGGCGAGGTGGTGGAAGGCAAGCGCTATACCGAAAACGAGTTTAATAAGAGCATCATCATTCCCGAACGCGAACGTTACAGGGTGGGGCTTTTTATGGACAGCATCAACCAGCAGGAAAAATCGCTGGTGTTCTGCGCCACCCAGGAACACGCACTCATGGTGCGCGACCTCGTTAACCAAAAAAAAACCAGCAAAGATCCCGATTACTGTGTGCGCGTGACCGCCAATGATGGCCCGGCGGGCGACCAGTTTTTGCGTGAGTTTCAGGATAACGACAAAACCATTCCCACCATACTTACCACCTCGCAAAAGCTCTCTACCGGCGTGGATGCGCGTAACGTGCGCAATATTATTCTGATGAGGCCGGTCAACTCCATGATCGAGTTCAAGCAGATCATCGGGCGCGGCACGCGGCTTTTTGACGGCAAGGATTACTTTACCATTTACGATTTTGTGAAAGCCCACCACCATTTTAGCGATCCGGGATGGGACGGCGAACCAGAAGAACCGGTAGCACCTCTGCCAAAACCGGAGGATGCAGGCTGGGATAAGCCCACCAAGCCAGATGGCAACCCCAACCCAGATGGCGATCCTGGCCCAGATCGCCCTGTGCGCCTCAAAATAAAACTGGCCGACGGCAAGGAGCGCCAGTTGCAGTACATGGCCGCCACCACCTTCTGGAGCCCAGACGGCAAGCCCATGTCTGCTGCGCAGTTTCTGGAAAGTCTGTACGGCGCTCTGCCAGAATTTTTTAAGGACGAGGACGAGCTGCGGGCCATTTGGAGCCAGCCCGATTCACGCAAGACGCTGCTGCTGGGCCTTGCCGACAAGGGCTTTGGCAAGGGCGAACTGGCTGAAATGCAAAAGGTTATTGACGCCGAAAGCAGCGACCTTTTTGATGTACTGGCCTATGTAGCCTTTGCCTTGCGCCGCTATACCCGGCAGGAGCGCTCAGACAAGGCTCAGCCAGAAATTAAGGCCCACTATAGCGACAGGCAGCAGGCATTTCTCGAATTTGTGCTTTCGCAGTATGTAAAAGAAGGCGTAGACGAGCTGGATTTGGAAAAGCTGCCAGCTCTGCTTCGTCTGCGTTATGGCGGCCTACCCGATGCCCTGCCCCACCTTGGCAGCATGCAACAGATCAAAGGCCTTTTTGTGGGCTTTCAGCGCCATATGTACGAAGATAAAATTTAG
- a CDS encoding peptidoglycan-binding domain-containing protein: protein MSGSNDTPKGFSALSGLASELHGLDAIIIPESRNSTPPLATTASQNQAETASTAGAKPGNASQSIAVSSSTGNEWTGGKWVVIAIAIVLLICLLNSKSNKSPSYSPQTPSPSYSSPQPSPAPPGKPQNAPSTAALEYTKPSSGTNNVLSVTEIRWCIKHSIRIEAMRSGISSNDGIEKFNSIVQDYNSRCGSYQYRKESRSQAEREVEVYRAQIVAEAIREARQMDSRSNQSSSAGQSNNLTRNKGAAQQIKEAQRLLTELGYDPGPVDGGYGRRTADAVKTFQRDIGSVQNGEINEELLILMRKASIAYRSLLGSQPKRQ from the coding sequence ATGTCTGGTTCTAATGATACCCCTAAGGGATTTTCTGCTCTTTCAGGCTTGGCGTCTGAATTGCATGGTCTTGATGCGATCATAATACCAGAATCAAGAAATTCAACTCCTCCCCTAGCCACCACAGCAAGCCAAAACCAGGCTGAGACAGCATCTACAGCTGGTGCAAAACCTGGCAACGCTTCCCAATCAATTGCAGTAAGTTCTAGTACTGGCAATGAATGGACTGGTGGCAAATGGGTAGTTATTGCTATTGCTATTGTCCTTCTAATCTGTCTCTTAAACAGCAAGAGCAATAAGTCCCCCTCATACAGTCCGCAAACCCCTTCGCCAAGCTATAGCTCTCCTCAGCCGTCTCCGGCTCCCCCAGGCAAACCGCAAAATGCACCCTCAACCGCAGCACTAGAATATACTAAGCCATCATCAGGTACCAATAATGTGCTGTCCGTAACAGAAATCCGTTGGTGCATTAAGCACTCAATTCGTATTGAAGCAATGCGGAGTGGCATATCATCTAATGATGGAATTGAAAAATTTAATTCTATCGTGCAAGATTATAATAGCCGCTGTGGAAGCTACCAATATCGTAAGGAATCACGGTCGCAAGCAGAACGAGAAGTTGAAGTTTACCGAGCACAGATTGTTGCTGAGGCCATTCGTGAAGCTAGGCAGATGGATAGCCGTTCTAACCAATCCTCATCAGCAGGACAGTCCAACAATCTTACGCGAAATAAGGGCGCAGCCCAGCAGATTAAAGAGGCTCAACGGCTACTTACAGAATTAGGATATGATCCTGGGCCCGTGGATGGTGGTTATGGACGCAGGACAGCAGATGCCGTGAAGACATTCCAGCGCGACATAGGAAGTGTGCAAAATGGAGAAATTAACGAAGAACTGCTTATCCTTATGCGTAAAGCCAGCATCGCATACAGATCTCTGTTGGGATCGCAACCAAAAAGGCAATAG
- a CDS encoding ATP-binding protein yields the protein MQCNMWLPKGYELPHGSRTCALLHFSEDWQIVDTSGVDNMLISRPQIVRRWNQIGFLAESLFTEIVYEGQTLQYMLSNKKYRLAPVVNDNPPGSKVDALAFALALKASRELSTDISLHDAIYVEQYSRLLPTWTPTPPIEDDVILGTWLTGGVAISTCSFRRLVSLTSRISAGDVLDVIKTAGFSAPTDANILTLRKPVPQTRVETDVISKRIAHSCDQLQDSDKSNEAKIFRLPGRPQIENFFNEHVIDIIFNTPKYQALGINFPSAIVLHGPPGCGKTFAVERLVEFIDWPNYSIDSNSIGSPYIHETSKKISEIFDKAIDNAPSVIIIDEMESFLSDRRSGSATGLHHVEEVAEFLRRIPEAIKSRVLIIAMTNMIESIDPAILRRGRFDHIIEVGMPSRQEVASLIESLLSQLPKECDLNVGLIIDALTGKALSDSAFVIREAARLSAKARKSAIDQESLIEALNSLPDTPKKRSNRIGFFSED from the coding sequence ATGCAGTGCAATATGTGGCTGCCGAAGGGTTATGAACTGCCGCATGGATCTAGAACCTGCGCTTTGCTCCACTTTAGTGAAGATTGGCAGATTGTAGATACCAGTGGAGTTGATAACATGCTAATTTCGCGCCCCCAGATAGTGCGAAGGTGGAATCAGATCGGCTTTCTTGCTGAATCTCTCTTCACAGAAATTGTGTATGAAGGTCAAACACTCCAGTACATGCTTAGCAATAAAAAATATCGCCTTGCACCTGTTGTGAATGACAATCCTCCCGGAAGTAAAGTTGACGCGCTTGCCTTTGCGCTTGCCCTAAAAGCTTCCCGAGAGTTATCTACAGATATCTCCCTTCACGATGCCATTTATGTAGAGCAGTACTCCCGTCTTCTACCAACGTGGACACCAACACCTCCTATTGAAGATGACGTCATTTTAGGCACATGGTTAACAGGTGGCGTAGCTATCTCGACCTGTTCATTTAGGCGCTTGGTAAGCCTCACAAGCCGAATATCGGCAGGCGATGTGTTAGATGTTATAAAGACCGCAGGGTTTAGTGCCCCTACGGACGCAAATATACTAACGTTGCGTAAGCCAGTGCCTCAAACTAGGGTTGAAACGGATGTTATTTCTAAAAGAATAGCCCATTCCTGCGATCAACTTCAAGACTCAGATAAATCGAATGAGGCTAAAATATTCCGACTCCCTGGGCGTCCCCAAATTGAAAATTTTTTTAATGAGCATGTCATTGACATTATTTTCAACACACCAAAATACCAGGCGTTAGGGATTAATTTTCCGTCTGCAATAGTTTTGCATGGACCACCAGGCTGTGGAAAAACTTTCGCAGTAGAGCGCCTTGTTGAGTTTATAGATTGGCCAAATTATTCTATTGATTCTAACAGCATTGGTAGTCCCTATATTCATGAAACCAGCAAAAAGATTTCAGAAATTTTTGACAAGGCAATTGATAATGCCCCGTCTGTCATCATCATCGATGAAATGGAATCTTTTCTATCAGACAGACGGTCTGGAAGCGCGACGGGGCTCCACCATGTTGAGGAAGTTGCCGAATTCCTTCGGCGTATTCCCGAAGCTATCAAAAGCAGAGTGTTAATTATTGCTATGACCAATATGATCGAGTCAATCGATCCAGCTATACTGCGTAGAGGACGTTTTGACCACATTATCGAAGTGGGCATGCCATCGCGACAAGAGGTCGCTTCGCTTATCGAATCACTTCTAAGCCAATTGCCAAAGGAGTGCGACCTCAATGTAGGCCTAATTATTGATGCCTTAACGGGAAAAGCTCTTTCTGATTCAGCATTTGTTATTAGAGAGGCTGCAAGGCTTTCGGCCAAAGCTAGAAAATCAGCAATCGACCAAGAAAGCTTAATTGAAGCTTTAAATAGCCTCCCAGATACCCCGAAAAAAAGAAGTAACCGGATAGGTTTTTTTTCGGAAGACTAG
- a CDS encoding Hsp70 family protein: MKNFVGIDLGTTNSAVCSYDGSETRLWKSPEQNDVTPSAIYIDKRGNRYVGKRAYDSAPHSPDNSALLFKRLMGTSTPIHLSALNITKTPEECSAEILKVLFGYLPEEIRNGQDTGTVITVPAAFNQMQKNATMQAADLAGLGKVALMQEPVAAVMSVMRVRNTDGMFLIYDLGGGTLDIAIAESLNGQVNLLAHGGISMCGGRDFDRSLVDSIVRPWLLEHFDLPENFSVNPNYKSLIRLAAWATERAKIELSAQEDVVITLSETETRVRDLNGNEIYLDIPLHRDTYNKLIAERVDESIAAARETLSKACLSPHDLERIVFIGGPTNYKPLRDKVAFELGVPGSTDVNPMTAVAEGASLFAESIDWSSQSRTRKSTRGQISSGGSLALSFNYIARTPNSRTKIAVQLIGQVAEGSEFQVDCIDTGWTSGRLPLKHGTIIDVTLAKNGDNSFKAFVFDPSGGPITLEQHSIIITRTTASVDAIPASHSVGVEVLEKLGGKPILAFLIRAGESLPKKGQTTFKAAESLKSGATSSLNLNIWEGEIPDPISDNRYIGVLKISGSDFDDGVIPAGADLVCEYEILDSGTINIEVSVPSIGGTFHSGKNFYSRIEGQPNYIADAAVVIQEGERTLDRIDEVSAVVNDPKLEQARQKLEPAISLAPDETETEKSQDAMEKVLEARKLLSEVRKEHLKEIRQIDLSGVVSFFTTHIRQFARPAEATAFDNLAKTAERSIENNDNAFEYHLEALKGKNFEILWRQDWFVVERFKYLIKTPSQFADKHRFEELAQIGTQYMRSDDIEKLRAVVAQLSMIQQGGVSDNEMLDIVNIIRG; the protein is encoded by the coding sequence ATGAAAAACTTTGTTGGTATTGACCTGGGCACAACAAATAGCGCGGTGTGTTCTTATGATGGTTCAGAGACCAGACTATGGAAAAGCCCTGAACAAAACGATGTTACCCCATCTGCGATCTATATTGACAAACGTGGAAATAGATATGTTGGAAAACGTGCTTATGATTCTGCTCCCCACAGCCCAGATAACTCTGCCTTGTTATTTAAACGCCTCATGGGGACAAGTACGCCGATTCATCTTTCTGCACTGAATATCACCAAAACACCAGAAGAATGCTCTGCAGAGATACTAAAAGTTCTTTTTGGGTACTTGCCAGAAGAAATTAGAAATGGTCAAGATACAGGAACTGTGATCACAGTTCCTGCTGCGTTTAATCAAATGCAGAAGAATGCCACCATGCAGGCCGCCGATTTAGCTGGCCTCGGCAAGGTTGCACTAATGCAGGAGCCAGTTGCAGCAGTAATGAGCGTTATGCGCGTTCGCAATACTGATGGTATGTTTTTGATCTATGACTTGGGAGGGGGCACCCTGGATATTGCCATAGCTGAAAGCCTTAACGGACAGGTTAATCTACTTGCTCACGGTGGTATTTCAATGTGTGGCGGTAGGGATTTTGACCGTTCTCTAGTAGATAGTATTGTGCGCCCCTGGTTATTAGAACACTTTGATCTTCCAGAAAACTTTTCTGTCAATCCAAATTATAAATCACTTATTAGGCTTGCCGCGTGGGCTACAGAACGGGCAAAAATAGAACTCTCAGCCCAAGAAGATGTGGTAATCACCCTTTCGGAAACTGAAACTCGAGTTCGGGATCTCAATGGCAATGAAATTTATCTCGATATTCCTTTGCACCGTGACACCTATAATAAACTTATCGCTGAGCGTGTTGATGAATCAATCGCGGCAGCCCGTGAAACCCTCTCAAAAGCCTGCCTTTCTCCTCACGACTTAGAACGCATTGTATTTATCGGAGGGCCGACAAATTACAAACCGTTGCGGGATAAGGTCGCCTTTGAGCTGGGAGTTCCGGGCAGCACCGATGTTAACCCTATGACGGCTGTGGCTGAAGGGGCAAGTTTGTTTGCAGAATCTATTGACTGGTCTTCCCAAAGCCGAACGCGCAAAAGTACCCGAGGCCAAATATCCTCTGGTGGATCCCTGGCCTTGTCTTTCAACTACATTGCCCGCACTCCGAATTCGAGGACAAAGATTGCAGTACAACTGATCGGTCAAGTGGCCGAAGGCTCAGAATTCCAGGTAGATTGCATTGACACTGGTTGGACTTCAGGACGTTTGCCTCTCAAGCATGGCACAATAATAGATGTCACATTAGCAAAAAATGGAGACAACTCATTTAAAGCTTTTGTTTTTGATCCCTCGGGTGGCCCAATTACTCTGGAACAACACAGTATAATCATTACCAGAACCACGGCATCTGTAGATGCAATTCCAGCCTCACACTCAGTTGGTGTTGAGGTGTTGGAGAAGCTTGGAGGTAAGCCCATACTCGCGTTTTTGATTCGTGCTGGTGAATCTCTACCAAAGAAGGGGCAAACTACTTTCAAGGCTGCGGAATCCCTAAAATCTGGTGCAACTAGCTCACTTAACCTGAATATTTGGGAAGGTGAGATTCCAGACCCCATTTCGGACAATCGCTATATAGGTGTATTGAAAATTTCTGGTTCTGATTTTGACGATGGAGTGATTCCTGCAGGCGCAGACTTGGTGTGCGAATATGAAATCCTAGATTCTGGCACTATCAATATTGAGGTGTCGGTGCCTAGCATTGGTGGCACATTCCACTCGGGAAAGAATTTTTATTCCCGCATAGAGGGCCAGCCAAACTACATTGCAGACGCTGCCGTAGTAATACAGGAAGGAGAAAGGACTCTGGATCGTATTGATGAAGTCAGCGCGGTAGTTAACGACCCCAAACTTGAACAAGCACGTCAAAAACTTGAGCCCGCAATCTCCCTTGCCCCAGATGAAACAGAAACAGAAAAATCCCAGGATGCAATGGAAAAGGTTCTTGAAGCAAGAAAACTCCTTTCAGAGGTCAGGAAAGAGCATTTGAAAGAAATCAGACAGATTGATCTCAGTGGAGTGGTATCCTTCTTTACCACGCACATACGCCAATTTGCACGCCCCGCAGAAGCAACTGCTTTTGATAATCTGGCAAAGACAGCTGAACGATCAATCGAGAATAACGACAATGCCTTTGAATATCACCTTGAAGCCCTGAAAGGCAAAAATTTTGAAATACTTTGGCGGCAAGATTGGTTTGTAGTCGAGCGCTTTAAATATCTGATTAAAACACCTTCACAATTTGCCGACAAACATCGCTTTGAAGAACTCGCCCAGATTGGCACGCAGTACATGCGTTCTGATGATATCGAAAAACTTCGAGCGGTTGTCGCCCAACTTTCAATGATCCAACAAGGCGGAGTTTCTGATAATGAGATGTTAGACATCGTCAATATTATTAGGGGATAG
- a CDS encoding 2,3-butanediol dehydrogenase: protein MAETMQAAVWHGKKDIRVETVPVPPAPAPGWVQIKVDWCGICGSDLHEYLAGPIFIPTEAPHPLTGKQGSVILGHEFSGKVVAVGSGVTNVKVGDMVAPDACQHCGECQPCREGRYNVCEKLAFTGLHNDGAFAPYVNVPAELCFIMPEGVSPEAGAVMEPLATGFKAVRMAGSILGLNVVVLGAGTIGLGTIMAAKAAGAGKVIVLEMSRARTAKAKECGADIVVNPKECDPVAKVKELTGGSGADVSFECIGNKHTGPLAIDVLRNTGTAIIVGIFEEPSSFNFFSLSGTDKKVMGTLAYTIGDFKGLAALMAKGVIKAENLITGKIELKDIMEKGFLELINNKDENIKILVRP from the coding sequence ATGGCGGAAACCATGCAGGCGGCGGTTTGGCACGGCAAAAAAGACATCCGCGTTGAGACTGTACCCGTTCCCCCCGCACCCGCCCCCGGCTGGGTTCAGATCAAGGTTGATTGGTGCGGCATTTGCGGCTCGGATCTGCACGAATACCTGGCTGGCCCCATATTCATTCCCACCGAGGCCCCGCATCCGCTCACGGGCAAGCAGGGGAGCGTCATTCTCGGGCATGAGTTCAGTGGCAAGGTTGTGGCGGTGGGCAGCGGCGTTACCAACGTAAAGGTGGGCGACATGGTTGCGCCCGATGCCTGCCAGCACTGCGGCGAGTGTCAGCCTTGCCGCGAAGGGCGCTACAATGTTTGCGAAAAGCTTGCCTTTACGGGCCTGCACAATGACGGCGCATTCGCCCCTTATGTTAATGTGCCTGCGGAGTTGTGCTTTATCATGCCCGAAGGTGTTTCGCCCGAGGCCGGAGCAGTCATGGAACCCCTTGCCACGGGCTTTAAGGCCGTGCGTATGGCAGGCAGTATTCTGGGCCTTAATGTGGTGGTGCTCGGCGCAGGAACAATCGGCCTCGGCACCATTATGGCTGCCAAAGCCGCTGGCGCGGGCAAGGTCATTGTGCTTGAAATGTCCCGTGCGCGCACTGCCAAAGCCAAGGAATGCGGGGCGGATATTGTGGTGAACCCCAAGGAATGCGACCCGGTTGCAAAGGTGAAAGAACTGACCGGCGGCTCGGGGGCGGATGTTTCCTTTGAGTGCATCGGCAACAAGCACACAGGGCCGCTGGCCATCGATGTGCTGCGCAACACCGGCACGGCCATTATTGTGGGCATTTTTGAAGAACCCAGTTCCTTCAACTTTTTTAGCCTCAGCGGAACAGATAAAAAGGTGATGGGTACGCTGGCCTACACCATTGGGGATTTCAAAGGGCTTGCCGCGCTCATGGCCAAGGGCGTCATCAAGGCAGAAAATCTCATTACCGGCAAAATCGAGCTGAAAGACATCATGGAAAAAGGTTTTCTTGAACTGATCAACAACAAGGACGAAAATATCAAGATTCTTGTGCGTCCTTAA